The Vicinamibacteria bacterium genome includes a region encoding these proteins:
- a CDS encoding MOSC N-terminal beta barrel domain-containing protein gives MATSELVGSVAEIWRFPVKSMTGEGLDAAELDERGVLGDRAYALIDLDTGKVVSAKSVRRFPDLLRCRAEFIEPPVSGTEPPPVRITLPDGTSVVSDAPDADGKLSSYFRRPVTLARTAPADFTIDQYHPDVEGVDPAGHRDTIVEQKLGSAFFAEVGLASPVPVGAFFDLFPLTVLTTSTLERLSEFQPKSRFDRRRFRMNVIVDTEKPGFVENDWIGHGLTIGDEVRANVALPDPRCVMTTLAQDELPRDIEIIRTLTRYNRLAVAGAG, from the coding sequence ATGGCAACGAGCGAGCTCGTCGGATCCGTGGCCGAGATATGGCGGTTCCCCGTCAAATCCATGACGGGCGAGGGTCTCGACGCGGCCGAGCTCGACGAACGTGGGGTCTTGGGCGATCGCGCTTATGCGCTCATCGACCTAGACACGGGCAAAGTGGTGAGCGCCAAGAGCGTGAGACGGTTTCCCGACCTGCTGCGCTGTCGGGCGGAATTCATCGAGCCTCCAGTCTCGGGCACCGAGCCGCCCCCGGTGCGAATCACGCTGCCGGACGGCACCTCCGTGGTGAGCGATGCCCCCGACGCCGATGGCAAGTTATCCTCGTACTTCCGACGGCCGGTAACGCTGGCACGGACCGCGCCGGCCGACTTCACCATCGACCAGTATCACCCCGACGTCGAGGGCGTGGATCCCGCCGGCCATCGAGACACGATCGTGGAGCAGAAGCTCGGTTCGGCGTTCTTCGCCGAAGTAGGACTCGCCTCTCCCGTGCCCGTCGGGGCCTTCTTCGATCTGTTTCCTCTGACCGTCCTGACGACATCCACGCTCGAGCGATTGAGCGAGTTTCAGCCCAAGAGCCGCTTCGACCGGCGCCGGTTCCGGATGAACGTGATCGTCGATACCGAGAAACCCGGATTCGTGGAGAACGACTGGATTGGCCACGGGCTCACGATCGGGGATGAGGTCCGAGCGAACGTGGCTCTGCCCGACCCGCGATGCGTGATGACCACGCTCGCCCAGGACGAGCTACCCAGGGACATCGAGATCATCCGGACGCTCACTCGGTACAACCGGCTCGCGGTCGCCGGCGCCGGTC